TTCGGCGGGTTCGGGCGCGACGGTGACGGTGGGTGCGGTGAGATCGGGGACGGCCAGAACGGCGATGTCCATCGTCGGATCGAACTGCACGACAGTCGCCGCGAGCGGCCCCGACGAGGCGTCGACAGAAACCTTGGTGGAGCCCGCCACGACGTGGGCATTGGTCAGGACCCGTTTCGGCGCTACCACGAATCCGGAACCGGATTGGCGCAACCCGCAGGTAGGTGCGAGATCACGGATGCGAAATACGCTCTCGCGCAGATCGGCGGGCGCCGGTCCGTCGAGGATGCTCGGATCGGGCGGCGCCGGCGGACGGGCGAGGCCCGCGTCGACGATGGGCGTGGTGAGCGCCGTGGACAGGCTGGTCAGCCAGAACGGCGCTACATCGTCCAGGGTTCGCACGATCGTCGAATCACGCACGGCCGTCAGCGATCCCAATGGCGCGGCGAACAGCCACACCACCAGCGGCACCACGATCGAATGGGCGGCGATCCCGCCCACGGCGTCGGTGCGCCGGGCAGCAGGTCCGGAAATCGCCGCCCGGGCCGCGTGTCCGGCCCGGTGCCCGACGGCCGCTCCGACCGCGACCAACCCGATGAGCAGAACCAACACGAGCAGCAGCCGGACGGCACCGGGGGCGAGGTATGCGAGCGCCGTCCCCCCGATCGTGGCAGCGATGCCCGCGCCCGCTATGACACCGGCGAACCCGAGCAGCGCCGTGATCGCGCCACGGCGCCACCCGAACGACGCGGCGACCACCATGGCGACGAACACGGCGAGATCCAGCCAGTTCGGCAAGGTCAACGCCACACTCCCGTCGCTGCTCATCGTGAACACCGACAGCTGTTTGTCGTCGGCGACCACCGTCGCCGCTCGGCACCGGACGGCTATGGCCCAGCTAGCGGGTGCGGCGACGGTCAAGCCGTAAATCTATCCAGCGATCGGAGCAACGGCAACCACTCGGCGCTAGGCCGGGATCTGGGCCAGCGCCCGCCAGGCATACGCGCGGACGTCGGCATCGGCATCTTCGATCGCGCCGCGCAGCGCCTCGTGCGCGGCGGCCAGGTCCGGGCGGGCCGCCAGCGACAGCACTACCGCTTTGCGTACGTCGAATGTGGGTCGTCCAGCGCCTCGGCCAGGATCGGCACTGCGAGGTCAGGATTCGCGCCGGCCAGCCCACGCGCCGCACCCACCCGGATCTGCCGCGCCGAGTGCCGCAGCGCGGCCGCCAGGGTGGCGATATCCGCGGGCTCGGTGCTCAGATCGATCACGCCGATTCGAATGTGGGCATCCAGCGACCGGGTCGGGCTGATCTGCTAGGGGGAATCGTAGGTGGTGTGAACCGGTTGCGGCTCTAGCGGCCGGGCCGCGGTGCGATGGCCTGGGGGATGCCGAGCAGTGCCGCCTGCACCTCGTGCAGCCGGTCGATGTCGCCGCGAATGCCCGCGACGTTGTCGTTGTAGAGGAACGCCTCGCCGAGCCGGACCAGCGCATAGGCCAGCAGTGCGGGTTCGATCGGCGGAAGGTAGCCGTCCTCCCGCTCCGCGCGGGCGATCAGCGCCAGGACGGTGGTGACGATTAGCGGCTGCACCGGTCCGTCGCTCGCGGTCAGGATACGCAGACCCGACAGCGGCTCGTTCTCGAAGTAACGGCGGAACGGTTCGTTGTCGGTCATCCAGCGGTTGACCCGATACAGCACATCCAGGATGCGTCGGGCGCCGGTGGAGCGTCGGCGCGCGTCCGCGCGGGTGAGCAGCGCCTCGAATTCACCGGCGAGGACCGTGCCGAGGACGCCGTCGCGGGAGCCGAACCAACGGTAGATCGAGGCGCGGCTGAGCCCGAGTTGCCCGGCGATCGCCTGGATATCCACGCGTTCGCCGGACAGGAATGCCTGCCGGGCGAGCTCGATGACCTGTTCTCTGGTCGCCGAGGCCGGTCGGCCAGGAGGTCGGGTGGTCGGCTGGCTGGAATCGGTCACCGGGGAATGGTACATCTTACGAACTCTGTATCGAACCGGTGCTCAGAACCATTCGTTCCGCATCCGCAGGGTAGTCGTGTCCAGGCGGGCGAGCAGGTCCAGTGCCGGTGCGGTCTTGGGCAATTCGAAGCCGTAGAAGAAACGCGCCGCGTGTCGTTTCCCCTCGTAGAAGTCGCCGGAATGGTCGGCGGCGAGGAACTGCTCGAGCCAGATCCAGGCGAGCACGATGTGCCCGAACGCCTCCAGGTACACCGAACTGTTGGCCAGCGCGGCCTCGATATCGCCGGAGGCGAACAGTCCTGCGGTCACCTCGACCAGCCGCTGCCACGCCGAATCCAGCTGGGTGGCAAGCTCGGCCGCCTCGCCGCCCGCGGCACGGGCGGCTGCGATGGTGGCGCCGACCCGCCCGCCGAGTGCGAGCAGGCTCGCCCCGCCCTGCTGGGTTACCTTGCGCCCCAGTAGATCCAGGCCCTGGATGCCGTGCGTGCCCTCATGGATCGGGTTGAGCCGGTTGTCCCGGTAGTGCTGCTCGACGTTGTACTCGCGGGTGTAGCCGTAGCCGCCGAGCACCTGGATGGCGAGGCTGTTGGCCTCCAGGCACCACTGCGATGGCCAGCTCTTGGCGATCGGTGTCAGGATGTCCAGCAGGAGGGTGACCGCGCGGCGGTCCTCCTCGGTGTGCGCGGTGTGCTGTTCGTCGACCAGCCGCGCACAGTAGAGCACCAGCGCCAGCGCGCCTTCCGCGTACGCCTTCTGTGCCAAGAGCATTCGCTTCACATCCGCGTGCTCGATGATCGGCCGCTGCGCCGCCGCGGGATCGGCGGGCAGTTTGGCCCGTCCCTGCGTGCGGGTGCGCGCGTAGTCGAGCGACTCGAGGTAGCCGGTGTAGCCGAGCGCGGTGGCGACCAGGCCGACGCCGATCCGCGCCTCGTTCATCATGTGGAACATGTAGCTCAGCCCGCCATGCGGCTCGCCGACCAGGTAGCCGATCGCGCCGGGCGCGTCGCCAGGTGTCCAGCGGCCCTCGCCGAAGTTCAGCACGGTGTTCACTGTGCCGCGGAAGCCCATCTTGTGGTTGAGCCCGGCCAGTGCGACATCGTTGCGCTCGCCGATCGCGCCATCGTCGCCGACCAGGAACCGGGGTACCACGAACAGTGAGATGCCCTTGGTGCCCGCGGGCCCGCCGGGGATCTTCGCGAGCACCAGGTGCACGATGTTCTCGCCGAGTTCGTGATCGCCGCCGGAGATCCACATCTTGGTGCCGAACAGCCGATAGGTGCCGTCGTCCTGCGGCTCGGCACGGGTGACGATGTCGGCGAGCGACGATCCCGCCTGCGGCTCCGACAGGCACATGGTGCCGAAGAACCGTCCGGCCAGCATGGGGCGGACGAACTTCTCGACATACTCCGGACCGCCGTGGGCGACAAGCAGATTGGCGTTGGCCGCGGTGAGGAACGGGTAGCCCGCGGTGCCCGGATTGGCCGCCTGGAACCAGGCGGAGCTCGCCTGCGCGACGGTCGCGGGCAGTTGCGCGCCGCCGAGCTCGTAATCCATTGTGGCCGACGGCATCCCGGACGCGGCGAACGCGGCGATCGCCTGACCCACCTGGGGGATGATGGTCACGCGTTCGCCGTCGAAGGTCGGCTCGTTGGTGTCGTTGAGTTTGTTGTGCGGCGCGAAGTACTTGGTGGCGAGCTGTTCGCTGAGGTCGAGCACGGCGTCGAAGGTCTCCCGCGAGTGCTCGGTGTACCGCTCGCGTTTGGTGAGCTCCTCGACGTTCAGCCACTCGTAGAGCAGAAAATCGAGATCGCGCCGGGACAGCAAGGTCGACCGCATCAGCCCGTCCTTTCGAGACATCTTCGACTCACTGTATCTTAGGAGTGGCGCGACCGGATCACCGACCATGACGTCACCCCATGAGATCCAGCAGGCCGCGGTCCCGTGCGGTCGCGGCGGCTTCGGTGCGGGTGGCGGCTCCCAGCTTTGCGAGGATGCGCGAGACATGCACGCCCGCGGTGTTGCCGCTGATGAACAGCTCGGCCGCGATCTGACGATTGCTCAGTCCTTTGGCGACCAGTCGTAGCACGTCCTGTTCCCGGGGGGGCAGGCCGGAGGTGCTCGGCGCCGTCGACTGGGCGGGGGGACCGGCGGGTTCGTCGAGGGTGATCCCGGCTCGGTCGGCCAGCTGCCTGGCGTGTTCGGCAAGCGGGTTCGCCGCCAGGTTCTCTGCAGGCTCGAGGACGGCCCGCAGTGCTTCCCCAGCCACCGCGCGATTGCCGTCGGCCAGTTCGGCCTCGGCCGATCCGAGCAGGCTGCGCGCCAGCTCGTGCGGTTGCCGGAGGGCTCGCCAGGCGGACACCGCCACCGCCCAGTCGGCCGGACGCCCGCTGCGGGCGGCCCGGAACACCGCCCGGTGGGCGGTGTCGACGGCTGTGGTCACCGGCAGCGCTGCCGCGACGGCGTCGAGATCCGCCGCCATGCCTTCGGTTCGGGCCACCGCCGTGACCAGGGCCCACGCCTCGTGCGGATGTGCCGCCATGACCTTCGCGGGGATGTCGATGGCGCGTTGCGGTCGGCCCGCCACGTGCGCGATCTCGAATTTCATGGTGCGCAGCTGGATCTGGTATTGCATGGTCCAGTGGCTGTCGCCCAGCAACGGCTCCGCGGTTTTCACGCTGGCCGCCGCCGCGTTCGCATCACCGCGCGCCAGCACGATTCTCGCGTGACACAGCAGCAGTGCGGCGGTGCTCAGCGGTGGCAGCTGCTCGGTCAGCGACTCGTCGACGAGGTCGAGCGCCTCGTTCCAGCGGCCGAGGTTTGTCAGCGCCTGCGCCCATTTGACCAGCAGGATCGGACCGGCCTCGATGAAGCGGAAGGTCTCGTGCGCAGCCCGGAGCCCCTGCTGGATCACCTCGATGGCCGTGTCGTTGTCGCCGGCCGCGACCAGCACCGCCGATTCCCACAGCGCCACCGTCAGCAGCGTCCGCGGATCGGCTGCGGCCTTCGCGGCGGCGTGCGCCTTCGCGAAATGCGCCATCGCTACCTCGGATCGGTTCACGGTAGCCAACCCGAGATACGCGTGTGCCCGCGCGGCCAGTGACCTGGCGCCGAGCTGTTCAGCCACCTCTACGGCGGCGCGCGCGTCGCGTTCGGCCCCGGCCGTGTCCCCGCCGAAGACGTGCGCCGCGGCGAGCTCGGCGAGCACCTCGCCACGCAGCACGGTCGGCCGATCCGTGGGCAGCAACGCCAGCGCCGCGAGCAGATCGTGCTCGCCGCCGCTATGGGTCTGGTTGCGCAGTCCGGCCCGGTAATGGTGCAGCCGAGCGGCTCGCTTCGGTTCTCGCGCGACGTCGACCGCGGCGAGCGCCTCGTCGGCGGCCGCGATGCCGCGCTCGACGACGCCGCCGTCATAGCACGCCGCCACGAGGTGTTCCAGCACGCCGAGTCGATCCGTCGCCGCTTCCGGCGCTCGGTCCGACAGCTCGAGTACCCGATCTAGGTAACGTACCCGATCACCATGCGCACCAGCACTTTCCGCGTCCGATGCGGCGCGCAGGCAGGCTGCCATGGCAAGGGGTAGATCGCCTGCCGCGTAGGCGTGATAGGCGAGCTCGCCCGACGGGCACTCGTCCGGACTGCTCTCCCCGGCGGCGGCCAGAATCTGGGAAAGACTGGTGTGCAAGCGCTTTCGTTCGATCGGTAGTAGATCGTCGTAGACAGCATCACGGATGAGGATGTGGCGGAACTCGTATCCGGTGTCGGTGGCGACGAGCAGCTGTTGGTCGACCAACTGGCGCAGTGCCGTGCTGAGCGCGTCCTCGGTGAGATCGGTGGCGGACGCCAGCAGCGCGTGGCGGACCGGCGATCCGGCCACCGCGGCCAGGCGCAGCACCGACCTGGCTTCGGCGGGCAGGCCGGACTGGTAGCTGAGCAGCAGCTCCGACAGGTCGGCGGGCGTGTCCTCGGGCGCTGGGCTCAGCGCCTCGACGAACAGCGGAATTCCCCTGCTGCGCTCGAAGACTCGCGCGACCACCCCGGGCTCCGGCTCCCGGCCGAGCAACGCGGCGAGCTGCCTTCCCACCTCATGCTTGGTCAGCGGTGCCGGAGTCAGCAGGAGGACGCCGGGGTCGCGGCGCAGCCCCGTGACGAGCCTGCGCAGCGGCGCGGAATCGGCGGGCCGATAGGTGCCGACCAGCAGCAGGTCACGTTGCGCGAGGTTGGCCACCAGGAACGCGAGCAGTTCGCGGCTGGCATCGTCGGCCCAGTGTAGATCCTCCAGCACCACCACCACAGGTCTGGTCAGCGCAAGTTGTTCGAGCACCGTCAGGATCTCGCCGAACAGCTGAATGCGATCGGTGTCCGGCTCCGCCGGGCCGGAGTGCGCGGCCTGCTCCGGGAGCCAGCGCGACAATGCGGGCCTGACGACAGGCAGTAGCGTCGCGAGCCCGTCGACGCCCAGCTCCCGGACCAGCGTGCGGAGCACCGCGAGAAAGGGCGCGAACGGCACGCGGCCACCCGACTCCGGACACCGCCCGGCCAACACCGCGGCGTTCGCGCCGAGCCGAGTGGTGAACTCCGCTACCAGCCGGGACTTCCCGAGCCCTGCCTCACCGCCGACCAGCACGGTGTGCACCACCGGGTCCCGGTAGGCGTCCTGCAACGCCGCCACCTCGCCTGCCCGTCCGACGAAGGCATTGCACACAGGAAGGCTCACCACTCCGCGATCATGCCCGGACGACGCCGTGCGTGCCAAGCCCGCGGATAAAGAGGTCTCAGGGCGCGAAATAACGAATTCTCGTGATTCGGCCACCCCCTCGTTACCCGAAGTATCAATGGCATGACGAACAACGCGAACGACATCCGTCCCTTCCGCATCGAGGTCCCGCAATCCGACCTCGACGACCTGCGCGAGCGCTTGGCCCGCACCCGCTGGATCGACAACCTGCCCGGCACAGGCTGGGAGCGCGGCGTACCGATCGCGTACCTGAAGGAGCTGGCCGGCTACTGGGCCGAGAAGTTCGACTGGCGCGCCACCGAGGCGGAGCTGAACAAGTACCCGCAGTTCACCACCACCATCGACAGCCAAATCGTGCACTTTCTGCACCTCCGCTCGACTCAGGAGAACGCCACCCCGCTGCTGCTCCTGCATGGCTGGCCGAGCTCGGTTGTCGACTTCCTCGATGTGACCGGCCCGCTGACCGACCCCGCGGCGCACGGCGCCGCCAACGCCCCGGCATTCCACCTGGTCATCCCGTCGCTTCCTGGTCACGGCTTCTCCGGTCCGATCACCGAGGCGGGTTGGAACGACGGCCGATTCGCGGCCGCACTGGCCGAGCTGATGGCACGCCTTGGCTACGACCGCTACGGCGTGCAGGGCGGTGACCACGGCGCCTTCATCGCACCAGCGCTCGGACGGGCCGACGCCGACCACGTACTCGGCGTACATGTCAACGCGCTGGTGACGTTCCCGACCGGTGACCCCGCCGACTTGGCCGCGCTCACCGACGCGGAACAGGCGCGGCTCGCCGCGATGAAGCACTTCCAGAACGACGGCTCGGCCTACATGAATCTGAAGGGCTCGCGGCCGACCACCATCGCGCAGCTGCTCGCGGACTCCCCGGCCGGTCAGCTCGGCTGGATCGTGGAGAAGTACAAGGAGTGGACCGACCAATCCCGCGAGTTGCCCGAACAGGCTGTCGACAAGGACCGGCTGCTGGCCACCGTGAGCATCTACTGGTTCACCGACACCGCGCGCAGCGTCGCGAACTTCTACTACGAGCGCTTCCACGACGCGAGCATGTTCGCGCCGAAGCCGAAGGGCACGGTACCGACCGGTGTCGCGGTGTTCAAGGACGGCGATTACGCCATCCGCCGCTTCGCCGAGAAGGCGCACACCATCACGCACTGGTCGGAGTTCTACTCCGGTGGCCACTTCCCGGCGCTGGAGGTGCCGGAGCTGCTCGTCGGCGACATCCGCGAGTTCTTCGGTACGCTCGGCGACTGACCCGGTGAACCGAAGGGCAGACGTCGGTCACCGCCTGCCCTTCGCCGTGCGGCATCTGTGCTGGGCGGCAATGGTGCCTGCAGACATCTGGTCGAGACTCCGCCGTCGAGTAGTTCAGCGAGCGTAGTGATATGGCGGCGATACGTCACCGTTCGGCCACCATTTGCCTGCCGTCACAAACTCGGACAAGCGGCGGACATCCGATTGGTAGCGGTTGTCTGCTCCGGTGGATTGCAAGACCGAGAACACAGGTTGGAGATCGCTGCCCGAGCATCGTTGATCGTTTTCGAAAAGGGGTCGCTGTGTTGCGGTGCTCTCGGCCAGACTGCACCGGTGGATACGCGTCGGCCCTGTGCGTGCTGCGGTCATCTCGTCTTCGACGTCGAGGACGGATGGCCTGGCTCTTATGCCATCTGCCCTGTCTGCTTCTGGGAAGACGACCTGCTGCAGCTCCGGTGGCCCTTCATGCCCGGTGGCGCCAATCAAGTCTCACTCGTCGAGGCTCAGCAGAACTTCCAGGCGTTCGGTGCCTGTGATCAGCGCGGCAGACGGTTCGCACGGCCGCCGACAGATGACGAGCCTCTCGACCGTGGCTGGCGCCCGATCGACCCGGCCGCGGACTCGTTCGAGGACTGGACGGGCGAAGCGCATCGCCCCTGGCCCGACGA
The DNA window shown above is from Nocardia sp. NBC_01730 and carries:
- a CDS encoding QsdR family transcriptional regulator yields the protein MTDSSQPTTRPPGRPASATREQVIELARQAFLSGERVDIQAIAGQLGLSRASIYRWFGSRDGVLGTVLAGEFEALLTRADARRRSTGARRILDVLYRVNRWMTDNEPFRRYFENEPLSGLRILTASDGPVQPLIVTTVLALIARAEREDGYLPPIEPALLAYALVRLGEAFLYNDNVAGIRGDIDRLHEVQAALLGIPQAIAPRPGR
- a CDS encoding epoxide hydrolase family protein; the protein is MTNNANDIRPFRIEVPQSDLDDLRERLARTRWIDNLPGTGWERGVPIAYLKELAGYWAEKFDWRATEAELNKYPQFTTTIDSQIVHFLHLRSTQENATPLLLLHGWPSSVVDFLDVTGPLTDPAAHGAANAPAFHLVIPSLPGHGFSGPITEAGWNDGRFAAALAELMARLGYDRYGVQGGDHGAFIAPALGRADADHVLGVHVNALVTFPTGDPADLAALTDAEQARLAAMKHFQNDGSAYMNLKGSRPTTIAQLLADSPAGQLGWIVEKYKEWTDQSRELPEQAVDKDRLLATVSIYWFTDTARSVANFYYERFHDASMFAPKPKGTVPTGVAVFKDGDYAIRRFAEKAHTITHWSEFYSGGHFPALEVPELLVGDIREFFGTLGD
- a CDS encoding helix-turn-helix transcriptional regulator, which produces MSLPVCNAFVGRAGEVAALQDAYRDPVVHTVLVGGEAGLGKSRLVAEFTTRLGANAAVLAGRCPESGGRVPFAPFLAVLRTLVRELGVDGLATLLPVVRPALSRWLPEQAAHSGPAEPDTDRIQLFGEILTVLEQLALTRPVVVVLEDLHWADDASRELLAFLVANLAQRDLLLVGTYRPADSAPLRRLVTGLRRDPGVLLLTPAPLTKHEVGRQLAALLGREPEPGVVARVFERSRGIPLFVEALSPAPEDTPADLSELLLSYQSGLPAEARSVLRLAAVAGSPVRHALLASATDLTEDALSTALRQLVDQQLLVATDTGYEFRHILIRDAVYDDLLPIERKRLHTSLSQILAAAGESSPDECPSGELAYHAYAAGDLPLAMAACLRAASDAESAGAHGDRVRYLDRVLELSDRAPEAATDRLGVLEHLVAACYDGGVVERGIAAADEALAAVDVAREPKRAARLHHYRAGLRNQTHSGGEHDLLAALALLPTDRPTVLRGEVLAELAAAHVFGGDTAGAERDARAAVEVAEQLGARSLAARAHAYLGLATVNRSEVAMAHFAKAHAAAKAAADPRTLLTVALWESAVLVAAGDNDTAIEVIQQGLRAAHETFRFIEAGPILLVKWAQALTNLGRWNEALDLVDESLTEQLPPLSTAALLLCHARIVLARGDANAAAASVKTAEPLLGDSHWTMQYQIQLRTMKFEIAHVAGRPQRAIDIPAKVMAAHPHEAWALVTAVARTEGMAADLDAVAAALPVTTAVDTAHRAVFRAARSGRPADWAVAVSAWRALRQPHELARSLLGSAEAELADGNRAVAGEALRAVLEPAENLAANPLAEHARQLADRAGITLDEPAGPPAQSTAPSTSGLPPREQDVLRLVAKGLSNRQIAAELFISGNTAGVHVSRILAKLGAATRTEAAATARDRGLLDLMG
- a CDS encoding acyl-CoA dehydrogenase; this encodes MRSTLLSRRDLDFLLYEWLNVEELTKRERYTEHSRETFDAVLDLSEQLATKYFAPHNKLNDTNEPTFDGERVTIIPQVGQAIAAFAASGMPSATMDYELGGAQLPATVAQASSAWFQAANPGTAGYPFLTAANANLLVAHGGPEYVEKFVRPMLAGRFFGTMCLSEPQAGSSLADIVTRAEPQDDGTYRLFGTKMWISGGDHELGENIVHLVLAKIPGGPAGTKGISLFVVPRFLVGDDGAIGERNDVALAGLNHKMGFRGTVNTVLNFGEGRWTPGDAPGAIGYLVGEPHGGLSYMFHMMNEARIGVGLVATALGYTGYLESLDYARTRTQGRAKLPADPAAAQRPIIEHADVKRMLLAQKAYAEGALALVLYCARLVDEQHTAHTEEDRRAVTLLLDILTPIAKSWPSQWCLEANSLAIQVLGGYGYTREYNVEQHYRDNRLNPIHEGTHGIQGLDLLGRKVTQQGGASLLALGGRVGATIAAARAAGGEAAELATQLDSAWQRLVEVTAGLFASGDIEAALANSSVYLEAFGHIVLAWIWLEQFLAADHSGDFYEGKRHAARFFYGFELPKTAPALDLLARLDTTTLRMRNEWF
- a CDS encoding MarP family serine protease; translated protein: MTVAAPASWAIAVRCRAATVVADDKQLSVFTMSSDGSVALTLPNWLDLAVFVAMVVAASFGWRRGAITALLGFAGVIAGAGIAATIGGTALAYLAPGAVRLLLVLVLLIGLVAVGAAVGHRAGHAARAAISGPAARRTDAVGGIAAHSIVVPLVVWLFAAPLGSLTAVRDSTIVRTLDDVAPFWLTSLSTALTTPIVDAGLARPPAPPDPSILDGPAPADLRESVFRIRDLAPTCGLRQSGSGFVVAPKRVLTNAHVVAGSTKVSVDASSGPLAATVVQFDPTMDIAVLAVPDLTAPTVTVAPEPAEPGADAIALGYPKGGPYAAAATRVRSTAVRQVRDIYRTRLGERRIYTVDGSIQHGNSGGPLIDIRGRVLGIIFGVDENDDNIGFATNLPEVLDRLHDGLRSDRPVDTGPCAA